A single Lactuca sativa cultivar Salinas chromosome 8, Lsat_Salinas_v11, whole genome shotgun sequence DNA region contains:
- the LOC111897076 gene encoding ethylene-responsive transcription factor RAP2-7 → MFPYSYVQSLSLSLSLSLSLQLCQVLISGYCLVMLDLNLSIVHEDLVTDFRGDVEESATSNSSVVNAEGCNSSNVVDGGDEDSVSAIGDEDSFHCFNFDILKVGDTGALLSNSNDEDRTSQTQAQTRSEFVTRSLFPMSHGGGSFNQGQQMNSLLLFPNNKELQEMRSIPVQQQKPTIQQSQVGKKSRRGPRSRSSQYRGVTFYRRTGRWESHIWDCGKQVYLGGFDTAHSAARAYDRAAIKFRGVDADINFNLCDYEEDMNQQIKNLSKEEFVHLLRRHSNGFSRGNSKYRGLTINKFGKGETFSATHFGNDHNLDLNLGISTPTSLGKTSTRNGNLDHMQQLNHGLHDIRRLQTDNGATKTLKGLPMISDRRPPWSAMHPTFLPHHEVGTRNSGMINGGCFQGPTNWAWQLHGQNSQLRQPQTLWITTTR, encoded by the exons ATGTTCCCCTATTCATACgtccaatctctctctctctctctctctctctctctctctctccagttGTGTCAAGTACTTATCTCTGGTTACTGTTTAG TGATGTTGGATCTTAATCTGAGCATTGTTCACGAAGACTTGGTGACGGATTTTCGAGGGGATGTGGAGGAATCAGCCACTTCAAATTCATCGGTAGTGAATGCAGAAGGTTGTAATTCCAGTAATGTCGTTGATGGCGGCGACGAAGACTCCGTTTCTGCTATCGGCGATGAAGACAGCTTTCATTGCTTCAATTTTGACATCTTAAAGGTTGGGGACACTGGTGCTCTGCTCAGCAACAGTAACGATGAGGATCGAACAAGTCAGACTCAGGCTCAGACCCGGTCCGAGTTCGTGACTCGGTCACTTTTTCCGATGAGTCATGGCGGAGGAAGTTTCAATCAAGGGCAGCAGATGAATTCCTTGTTGTTATTCCCTAATAATAAGGAATTGCAAGAGATGAGATCGATACCAGTACAACAACAGAAGCCGACTATACAACAAAGTCAAGTGGGGAAGAAGAGTAGGAGGGGGCCTAGGTCTAGAAGCTCACAATACAGAGGAGTTACCTTCTATAGAAGAACTGGTAGATGGGAATCGCATATCTG GGATTGCGGGAAACAAGTCTATTTAG GAGGATTTGACACTGCTCATTCTGCAGCTAG AGCCTATGATCGAGCCGCTATCAAATTTAGGGGTGTTGATGCCGACATAAATTTCAATCTATGTGATTATGAGGAAGACATGAATCAG CAGATCAAGAATCTTTCCAAAGAAGAATTCGTGCACTTACTAAGGCGCCATAGCAATGGGTTTTCAAGGGGAAACTCAAAGTACCGAGGCTTGACCATCAACAAATTTGGAAAAGGGGAGACTTTTTCTGCAACTCATTTTG GAAACGATCACAATCTGGATTTAAACTTGGGAATCTCAACTCCTACGAGTCTTGGAAAGACTTCAACTAGGAATGGAAACTTAGATCATATGCAACAGCTGAATCATGGCTTACATGACATTAGAAGATTACAG ACAGATAACGGAGCTACAAAGACACTTAAAGGTCTACCAATGATTTCTGACCGTCGTCCACCATGGTCAGCCATGCATCCTACCTTCTTACCCCACCACGAG GTTGGAACAAGAAACAGCGGAATGATTAATGGAGGGTGTTTTCAGGGACCCACCAACTGGGCATGGCAATTGCATGGTCAGAATTCCCAGCTCCGGCAGCCACAAACTCTTTGGATTACTACTACCAGATAA